Proteins encoded in a region of the Eschrichtius robustus isolate mEscRob2 chromosome 14, mEscRob2.pri, whole genome shotgun sequence genome:
- the IGLL5 gene encoding immunoglobulin lambda-like polypeptide 5, with translation MFEAVSLCAVLGGGTKLTVLGQPKSAPSVTLFAPSTEELSANKATLVCLINDFYPGSVKVVWKADGTTITRGVETSQPSKQSNNKYAASSYLALTASEWKSYNSVSCQVTHEGSPVEKTVSPSECP, from the exons ATGTTCGAGGCTGTGTCACTGTGTGCTGTGCTCGGCGGAGGGACCAAGCTGACCGTCCTGG GTCAGCCCAAGTCCGCGCCCTCGGTCACTCTGTTCGCTCCCTCCACTGAGGAGCTCAGCGCCAACAAGGCCACCCTGGTGTGTCTCATCAATGACTTCTACCCGGGCAGCGTGAAGGTGGTCTGGAAGGCAGACGGCACCACCATCACCAGGGGCGTGGAGACCAGCCAGCCCTCGAAACAGAGCAACAACAAGTACGCGGCCAGCAGCTACCTGGCCCTGACGGCCAGCGAGTGGAAATCTTACAACAGCGTCAGCTGCCAGGTCACGCACGAGGGGAGCCCCGTGGAGAAGACAGTGTCGCCCTCCGAGTGCCCTTAG